From Peromyscus maniculatus bairdii isolate BWxNUB_F1_BW_parent chromosome 8, HU_Pman_BW_mat_3.1, whole genome shotgun sequence, a single genomic window includes:
- the Gjc1 gene encoding gap junction gamma-1 protein → MSWSFLTRLLEEIHNHSTFVGKIWLTVLIVFRIVLTAVGGESIYYDEQSKFVCNTEQPGCENVCYDAFAPLSHVRFWVFQIILVATPSVMYLGYAIHKIAKMEHGEADKKAARSKPYAMRWKQHRALEETEEDHEEDPMMYPEMELESEKENKEQSQPKPKHDGRRRIREDGLMKIYVLQLLARTVFEVGFLIGQYFLYGFQVHPFYVCSRLPCPHKIDCFISRPTEKTIFLLIMYGVTGLCLLLNIWEMLHLGFGTIRDSLNSKRRELDDPGAYNYPFTWNTPSAPPGYNIAVKPDQIQYTELSNAKIAYKQNKANIAQEQQYGSHEEQLPADLETLQREIRTAQERLDLAIQAYHHQNNPHGPREKKAKVGSKSGSNKSSVSSKSGDGKTSVWI, encoded by the coding sequence ATGAGTTGGAGCTTCCTGACTCGCCTGCTAGAGGAGATCCACAACCATTCCACGTTTGTAGGGAAGATCTGGCTCACCGTGCTGATTGTCTTCCGAATTGTCCTGACTGCTGTAGGAGGAGAGTCCATCTACTATGACGAGCAAAGCAAATTTGTGTGCAACACAGAGCAGCCGGGCTGTGAGAACGTCTGCTATGATGCCTTTGCACCGCTCTCCCACGTGCGCTTCTGGGTGTTCCAGATCATCCTGGTCGCAACTCCCTCTGTGATGTACCTGGGATATGCCATTCATAAGATTGCCAAAATGGAGCATGGCGAGGCAGACAAGAAGGCAGCTCGGAGCAAACCCTATGCCATGCGTTGGAAACAGCACCGGGCTCTGGAAGAAACGGAAGAGGACCATGAAGAGGATCCTATGATGTATCCAGAGATGGAGCtggaaagtgagaaagaaaataaagagcagAGCCAACCAAAACCGAAGCATGATGGCCGGAGACGAATTCGGGAGGATGGGCTCATGAAGATCTACGTGTTGCAGCTACTGGCCAGGACTGTGTTTGAAGTGGGCTTTCTAATAGGACAGTATTTCCTGTATGGTTTTCAAGTCCACCCATTTTATGTGTGCAGCAGGCTTCCTTGTCCTCATAAGATAGACTGCTTTATTTCTAGACCCACTGAAAAGACCATCTTCCTTCTGATAATGTATGGTGTTACAGGCCTCTGCCTATTGCTTAACATTTGGGAGATGCTCCATTTAGGGTTTGGGACCATTCGAGACTCACTGAACAGTAAAAGGAGGGAGCTTGACGATCCGGGTGCTTATAATTATCCTTTCACTTGGAATACACCATCTGCTCCCCCTGGCTATAACATTGCTGTCAAACCAGATCAGATCCAGTACACCGAGTTGTCCAATGCTAAGATTGCCTACAAGCAAAACAAAGCCAATATCGCCCAGGAGCAGCAGTACGGCAGCCACGAGGAGCAGCTCCCGGCTGACCTGGAGACTCTGCAGCGGGAGATCAGGACGGCTCAGGAACGCCTGGACCTAGCCATCCAGGCCTACCATCACCAAAACAACCCCCATGGTCCTCGGGAAAAGAAGGCCAAAGTGGGGTCCAAATCTGGCTCCAACAAAAGCAGTGTTAGCAGCAAATCAGGGGATGGGAAGACCTCCGTCTGGATTTAA